Within the Laspinema palackyanum D2c genome, the region CGACACCTCCTGGCGATCGCCGATGCCACTGCATCTATCTTAAGTCAAGACTTTGGAAATCTCGGCAAATTTGGCCTAAAGCTTAACGTTTTGTGATATTGCCAACCGTATCTTCCGTTGCATTTTTCCCAAATTTTGGCCCTTGGTCGGCAAAAAAGTCCACAAAGGTCAGCAGTTCAATAGAGTTCTTGCAAAATTCTTAAAAGCCCCCCTTATTAAGGGGGGTTGGGGGGATCTATCCATTATGCAAGCGGTCTAATGATTAGCGAGGTACCTCCCGAAAGCCACTAGGACACTGAGGTGTTTGGTCGATTAACTGAGGTGGACTCGGCGGATTTGTCGAAGGCTGTTCACTTTCACACACAATTGTCACGGTTTGGTTGATGGGGGACTCCTGATTGTCAAGCACAAAGACTCCTCCGGTATAACTATTTAAGTCTTCTTGTTTCGGGATAGCGATAATATGAACGGCTCTATCACCGAGGGAGTTGATGCGGTAAGAGAAATTTTCATTTTCTGATGGGATACCCACCCCTAATTCTGATATATCTAGGGTCAATCGGTTGTTTTCAATAAAATAGGCTTGTTGCGCTCGATTTAACCCATGCATATTATTGCGAGTCATCTCTTCAATACTTGGCTCCGATAATTGCAGAACATCATTATTAGAGGGCATTCGCAAGAATAATAAGGTTAGATTTTCTTCGGTTATTCCTCCCATAAAGTTTCGACTAAACTCCTCGGGAAGTAAATTTTCCTCAACCCGACTCATAAGCATTAATAATTTCAAATTTTGATTATTTTCTGTCATTTCCACCGTAACAGGCACCTGAATTACATTTTCTGGAACTCCCCAGATATAGAGACTTCCTTCGAGCTTGTTTGCATTTTCTTGGCTAGGGATGACTTCTAAAAGCCCTAAAACGTTTAAATATAAAGGCAATATAACTATGCCAAGAAGTCGTTCATTATCGCGAGCGAGCCGAATAACCCCATAAGGAATCTCTGTTTGATCGCCGCCAGGATATGCAATCCAAGTTCCTGCATAGTTCTGGAAAACAGAGTCTGGGTTACCTCGGGCATGATTGCTCCCCAATGTGAGCGTCAATCCTGCAAAAACAAAGCTAATTATTAGACCTGAAAAGACTTTACCAAGATTTAAAAATTTCATGAATCTATACCCACTTATAAAAAAATAGCCCTTGATTTCTCTGAACAAAAATAGCCAGCTTAAATCATTCTGACCGTTCAATTTAGGATTGGCCTATCAAGTTTGGAAAAACAATCATCAATACTGTACTATAATCAATAGTCTCAAATCCTGGAATTTTCCCGATCGCCCCCTAGTGGCCCCCTGTGATTCTGGCTTCTGGACGCGCGCATCGAACAGCCCAGTTGATCTAGCCAGTTCCCCAAGATTTGTGATAGTTTTGTTTTCTTCGATAGAGGTTCAGCCGTGACTCAGACCAACTTAGACTTCCTAGCGACCACCGATCCAGAGCTTACAGGTTACATCCAGCAAGAATTACAACGCCAACGGGATGGCATCGAACTGATTGCCAGCGAAAACTTTACCTCCGCAGCCGTTTTAGCCGCCCAAGGTTCAGTTTTGACCAACAAATATGCCGAAGGGTTGCCCGGTAAGCGGTATTATGGCGGGTGCGAATTTGTCGATAAGATTGAACAACTCGCCATCGATCGCGCCAAGCAGCTATTCGGTGCCGCCCATGCCAATGTCCAACCCCATTCCGGCGCGCAGGCCAATTTTGCCGTATTCCTGGCCCTGTTGCAACCGGGGGATACCATCATGGGGATGGACCTCTCTCATGGGGGACATTTAACCCACGGGTCTCCGGTGAATGTCTCCGGCAAATGGTTTAAAGTCGAACATTACGGCGTCAGTCGCGAAACCGAACGCCTCGATTATGACCAAATTCGCGACTTGGCGAAGAAACATCAGCCGAAAATGATGATTTGCGGCTATTCTGCCTATCCCAGAATCATTGATTTTGAGAAATTCCGGGCGATCGCCGATGAAGTTGGGGCCTATCTCATGGCCGATATCGCCCACATTGCTGGGTTAGTCGCCACGGGACATCATCCCAATCCCCTCTCCCACTGCCATGTTGTCACCACCACCACCCATAAAACCCTCCGGGGTCCTCGGGGTGGATTAATCCTTACCAATGACGAGGAATTAGGCAAAAAATTCGATAAAGCTGTGTTCCCTGGGACCCAAGGCGGACCCTTAGAGCACGTTATCGCTGGAAAAGCCGTCGCCTTCGGAGAAGCCCTCAAACCTGAGTTTAAAGCCTATTCCGGCCAAGTGATTGCCAATGCTCAGGCAATGGCCGCCCAATTGCAAAGCCGAGGACTGAAACTGGTGAGCGATGGGACGGATAATCATTTGATGCTGGTGGACCTGCGATCGGTTGATATGACGGGTAAACAAGCGGATAAACTGGTGAGCGAAGTGCATATCACCGCGAACAAAAACACCGTCCCCTTCGATCCGCAATCGCCTTTCGTCACCAGTGGATTGCGCTTGGGGTCTCCTGCCATGACGACACGCGGCATGGGAACGACGGAATTTACCGAGATTGCCAACATCATCAGCGATCGCCTGTTAAATCCCGAGGATGACTCTGTAGCAGCCGACTGTCGCCAACGGGTCGCCAGTCTATGCGATCGCTTCCCCCTCTATCCCCATTTGACCATTCCCGTTCCTGCCTTAGCCTAGCCCATAGCTCAGTTCGTAGTAACGACTTCAGTCGTTCCTCCCCGTTCGTAGTAACGACTTCAGTCGTTCCTCGTGACGAAAGCGATCGCCACCTCAAGAGGGAACCCCACCCTAACCCTCCCCTTGCCAAGGGGAGGGGACCGGAGGTGTAGTTATATCGTAAAAAAATACTCTTGTAAGCACCTCCCCATCCTCCAATCTTTAATAAAACCTACAAATTCCCACACCTTGCCGACGATTCGCTCTAAGATAAAAGATTGCACCCATCAACGAAGACCGATGAAGTTATGAGTAAGGGGACACTTTTCGATAAAGTTTGGAATTTACATACCGTCGGTACTCTAACCTCCGGACAAACCCAGTTGTTTATTGGACTGCACCTCATCCACGAAGTCACCAGTCCCCAAGCATTCGCCATGTTGCGCGAACGGGAACTGAAGGTGTTGTTTCCAGAACGGACTGTGGCAACGGTAGATCATATTGTACCGACTGAAAATCAAGCGCGTCCCTTTGCCGATGTCCTGGCAGAAGAGATGATTGTGGCGTTAGAGGACAATTGTAAGGCGCATAATATTCGCTTTTATAATGTCGGGTCAGGACGGCAGGGAATTGTCCATGTGATTGCACCGGAACAGGGACTCACCCAACCGGGAATGACGATCGCCTGTGGGGATTCGCACACCTCAACTCATGGCGCATTTGGGGCGATCGCCTTTGGGATTGGTACCAGTCAAGTGCGCGATGTCCTAGCTTCCCAAACTTTAGCGCTTTCTAAGCTAAAAGTTCGCAAAATTGAAGTCAATGGCACTCTGAATCCGGGAGTTTATGCTAAAGATGTCGTCCTGCACCTGATTCGTAAATTAGGGGTGAATGGCGGCGTGGGATATGCGTATGAATATGCGGGAACCACCTTTGAGCAAATGTCGATGGAAGAACGGATGACCGTTTGTAATATGGCCATTGAAGGTGGTGCACGATGTGGATATATTAATCCCGATCAGGTCACGTTTGACTATCTCAAAGGTAGAGAATTTGCACCGAAAGGGGAAGATTGGAGTCAGGCGGTAGAGTGGTGGACGAGTATCCGCAGTGATGCAGATGCAGAATATGATGATGTGGTAGTTTTTGATGCGGCAGACATTCAGCCAACGGTGACTTGGGGAATTACACCGGGGCAAGGAATAGGCATCAATGAAACGATTCCCACACCGGAGGAATTATCCGACAGCGATCGGGCGATCGCGCAAGAAGCGTATCGGTATATGAAACTGAATCCGGGCGATCGCATTGCTGGAACCAAAGTGGATGTTTGCTTTGTAGGAAGCTGCACCAATGGGCGAATTAGTGATTTGCGAGAAGCAGCAAAATTTGCCAAAGGTCGTCAAGTTGCGCCTGGAATTAAAGCGTTTATTGTCCCCGGTTCTGAGGATGTGAAAAAGCAAGCGGAAGCGGAAGGATTAGACAAAGTTTTCCTAGAAGCGGGCTTTGAATGGCGTGAATCGGGCTGTTCTATGTGTTTGGCGATGAATCCCGATAAGTTGCAAGGGAGTCAAATTAGCGCCTCTTCTTCTAATCGGAATTTTAAAGGTCGTCAAGGGTCTTCGGAAGGTCGCACGTTATTAATGAGTCCGGCGATGGTGGTTGCTGCTGCTATTAATGGGGTGGTTTCTGATGTTCGGGAGTTGTTGTAGGGGATAACAACCGGCGGGGGATAACAACCGGCGGGGATTAACAACCGGCGGGGATTAACAACCGGCGGGGGTTTAAACCCCCGCCTAATAGCTAAAGTCGGTTAAAAACCGACTAAAAACATGAACTTATAAGATGAGCAAGCGGGGTTTTTAACCCCCTGCGGTCCATCGGAGAACCGGCCAAATTATCGCAGTCGGTTTTAACCGACTTTAGCTATTAGCAGGGGGTTTAAACCCCCTGCGGATGTCGGCGGATGTCAGCGGATATCGCGATCAACAGCAAGTCAAATCAAGGAGAAAAATCATCAATGAGTAGTCAAGTAAAAATCATTCAGGGCCAGGGAATTCCCCTGGTGGGAAATGATATTGATACCGATCGCATTATTCCGGCCAGGTTTTTGCGCTGTGTGACCTTTGATGGATTGGGGGAAGAAGTTTTTAAGGACGATCGCGCCCAATCTAATGGGACTCATCCTTTTGACCAACCTCAATATCAAGGCGCAAAATTGTTGGTGGTGAATGCTAATTTTGGCTGTGGTTCCAGTCGGGAACACGCACCTCAAGCAATTGCCCGATGGGGAATTAGTGGCATTATTGGCGAAAGTTTTGCCGAGATTTTCTTTGGCAATTGTGTGGCGATGGGGGTTCCCTGTGTCACCGCTGACCCTGCCACGGTGAAAACTTTGCAAGAGGCGATCGCCGAGAATCCTAATCTGGAAATCACCTTAGATTTAGAGGCGAAACAGGTGCAGTTCCCAGGATTTAGTGCATCGGTTAATATGGCAGCAGGTCCCCACCAAATGCTCACCACCGGCACTTGGGATACCTGCGGACAATTGGTCGGAAATCGCGATTCCATCCGTACCACCGCTGGTCAATTGCCTTATCTCGCCTGGAAATAGCGATCGCAACGATGACTTGTAACCGGGGGTAACTTACCCCCTCAATCCTTTAAATTTTTTACCGAGTTTAGCAATTTGGTAGGGATTGAAACCCTTACTCGATAAAAAAAAGCCATGCTCAACATTCCCAATATTATCAGTCAAGAACTCTCCGTTAACCTGTGGCAAGTTGAAAATGCCTTAGAATTGTTACAGGAAGGAGCAACAGTTCCGTTTATTGCCCGATATCGGAAAGAACGCACGGGGTCTTTAGACGAGGTTCAGTTACGCGATATTGCCGAACGGTTTGCTTATATTACGGAAATAGAAGACCGTAAAAAAGTAATTTTAGAGGCCATTTCCCAAGCGGGAAAACTCACCGATGAACTGCGGCAAAAAATCGAATCCTGTCAGCAAAAAACTGAACTCGAAGACCTCTATCTCCCCTATCGCGCCAAGCGTCGGACTCGCGCCACGGTTGCCCGTGAAAAAGGGTTGGAACCCTTAGCGGACTGGATTGCGGTTCTCAATTTCAGTAAAGCGACGGCCAGTTTAGCAGCAGAAGCGGCGAAATATCTTTCCCCAGAAAATGGCATTAACACGGTAGAAGATGCCCTCCAAGGTGCTTCGGATATTTTAGCAGAAGCGGTCTCGGAACGGGCGGAATCTCGGGCCTATTTGCGGGATTATTTCTTACAGGAAGGACGATTTGCTTCCAAGATTAAGGATGAGCATCCCGAAGGGAGTACCAAGTATGAAATGTACCGGGATTATCAGGCCAAAGTCAAGGATATTGCGCCGCATAACCTATTAGCTTTGTTTCGGGGAGAAAAGGAAGAGATTCTTACCTTGGATTTGGATTTTGATGAGTCTCAGGTGTTGGGATATTTGGAGTCGCAGGAAATTAAAACCAAGGTTCCAGAGATTAAAAACTTTTATCGGGAGATGATAAAAGATGCGTTTAATCGGTTGATGAAGAATTCGCTGACGACTGAGGTGCGATCGCTGAAAAAACTAGAGGCGGATCTCGCTTCAATTAGCACCTTTGAATCTAATTTACGCGAGTTATTACTCTCGGCACCTGCGGGGATGAAACCGACGATCGCCATTGACCCCGGATTTAGAACCGGATGCAAAGTCACGGTTCTCGATGGCACGGGACAGTTTTTAGAATATCACACCATTTTCCCCCATACGGGTGACAGGCAGCGCCTAGAAGCAGCAAAAACGATTAAAACCCTAATTGGGAAATATCAAATCGAATTGATTGCCATTGGCAATGGAACTGCGGGACGAGAAACTGATGCTTTTATTGGCGAGGTAATTAAAACCTGTACTCCTCCACCCATTAAAGTGATGGTGAATGAATCCGGTGCCTCAATCTATTCTGCCAGTGATGTGGCGCGGGAGGAGTTTCCCGATTTAGATTTAACGGTCCGAGGTGCGATTAGTATTGGCAGACGGTTGCAAGATCCATTAGCGGAATTGGTAAAAATTGACCCCAAATCCATTGGGGTAGGTCAATATCAACATGATGTGGACCAAAAGTTACTGCGGAAAAAATTAGAGGAGACGGTGGAAAGTTGCGTGAACTATGTTGGCGTAGACTTAAATACTGCTTCTAAGGAATTGCTGACTTTTGTTTCAGGATTGACGCCAACCATTGCTAAAAATATTGTGACCTATCGCAATGAAAATGGGGCGTTTAAAAATCGTCGGCAATTGCTGAAAGTGGCAAAATTAGGACCGAAAACCTATGAACAGGCGGCGGGATTTTTGCGAATTCGCGGCGGAGAGAATCCGTTAGATAATACAGCAGTGCATCCGGAGAGTTATCCGGTAGTGAAGGCGATCGCAGCGGATTTAAACGTCCCCTTAACCGACATTGGCAAAGCATCGGACCAACTCAAATCGGTGAAGTTGGATAAATATGTCACCGAACTGGTGGGAATTCCCACCTTACGGGATATTATTGCGGAGTTAGAAAAACCGGGACGAGACCCTCGTGCTCAGTTTAAATCTGCCACCTTTAAAGAAGGGGTGAATGAACTGAAGGATTTGCAACCGGGGATGGAATTAGAAGGCGTGGTGACTAATGTTGCCAACTTTGGCGCATTTGTGGATATTGGAGTGCATCAGGATGGATTGGTGCATATTTCCCAACTCGCCGATCGCTTTGTGGATAATCCGAATCAAGTGGTGAAGGTGGGACAGGTGGTGAAAGTGCGGGTTCTCTCGGTGGATGAAAAGTTAAAGCGAATTAGTCTCACCATGCGATCGCAGCAGGAACGACCGAATCCCAGCATGGGAGTTAACCGCAGAACTCGTTAAATAGCGGGGAAAGAAACGACTGAAGTCGTTACTACGAACGCAGAAACCCAGAAATTTCCCCGTTTGTAGTAACGACTTCAGTCGTTATCCGGGTTCATTCCGACCCTGGGGAAGAAACGACTGAAGTCGTTACTACGAACAAGGAGAAGAGGAAATTTCCCCGTTTGTAGTAACGACTTCAGTCGTTATCCGACTTGATGCACGGAGAGATAGAACCGAGGGCGCGATATAATAAATTACAGGGTAATCATTGTCTAAGCTTTCAAAAATACATTTGTAAAATTATGATTCAACAAAATTTTAAGGGGAAAACTGAACCGCAGGAGTTAAAAAAATGTCCCTCGGGTATTCGAGGTTTGGATGAAATAACCGGGGGTGGATTACCCCAGGGACGACCCACTTTAGTCTGTGGAACTGCCGGTTGTGGGAAAACTTTGATGGCGATGCAGTTCTTAATCAAGGGGGTTGAGGACTATGATGAACCGGGTGTGTTTATGTCCTTTGAAGAAACTGCCGAAGAATTAAGACAAAATGTCATCTCTCTGGGGTGGGATGTTAAGGCATTACAAGACCAAAAAAAATTAGGGATTGATTATGTGCATATCGATCGCAGTGAGTTTCAAGAAACTGGAGAATATAATTTAGAAGGATTGTTTCTGCGACTGGCGATCGCCATTGATCGAGTCCAAGCCAAGCGCGTTGCCTTGGATACCCTAGAAGTATTATTTGGCGGATTGGACAACGAGGCGATCGTGCGTAGCGAACTGCGTCGGTTGTTTCGCTGGCTGAAAGATAAAGGGGTGACGGCGATTATTACCGCCGAAAGTGGGGAAAATTCCCTAACTCGCCAAGGATTAGAGGAATATGTTTCCGATTGTGTCATCCGTCTGCAACAGCAAGTTAGCGATCGCATTGCCACCCGGACTTTACATATTGTCAAATATCGCGGGTCCAAACATGGCAGCAATGAATACCCCTTTTTAATTGAAAAAGACGGAATTTCGGTTGTCCCGATTACCTCAATTGGGTTGGATCATCAAGTTTCTACAGAACGAATTTCTACCGGAATTGACCGCCTTGATACCATGTTAGGAGGTCAGGGATTTTATCGCGGCAGTAGTGTTTTAATTAGTGGCACCGCAGGCACTGGAAAAAGTACGGTAGCGGCACATTTTGCCCAGGCAACTTGTAGGCGGGGAGAACGATGTTTGTACATTGCTTTTGAGGAATCTCCCAACCAAATTATTAGAAATATGCGCTCGATTGGCTTAGACTTAGAAAGTTGCGTTCAAGATGGGCTACTCGTTTTTGAATCCGTTCGCCCGACCCTGTATGGGTTAGAAATGCACCTAGTCAAATTCTATCATGCGATCGAGACCTTAAAACCCCAGGTTGTGATTGTCGATCCGATTTCTAACCTGCATTATGTCGGCAATGATATCGAGGTCAAATCTTTTCTAATGCGCCTGATTGACTTTCTGAAAACCCACATTATCACCAGTTTGATGACAAGCCTCACCATCAGCAGCAGTACAACCTTAGAACGCACAGATATCGGGGTTTCTTCATTAATGGATACCTGGCTGATGCTGCGGGATATGGAAACCAACGGCGAACGCAATCGATTACTTTACCTACTCAAATCTCGCGGCATGGAACACTCGAATCAAGTCCGGGAATTTCGCCTGAGTTCATCCGGGGTAGAATTAATCAAAGCGTATCTTGGACCCGGAGGTGTACTCACGGGTTCAGCGCGTGCAGTCCAGGAATCTCGCGAACAAGCAGATGCATTAGTGCGGCAAAAAGAAATTGAAACCAAACAACGAAACATCGAACGGAAGCGGGCGGTGATTGAAGCCAAAATTCAGGCACTGCAAGCGGATTTTGAATTAGAAAAAGCTGAGATAGAACGGATGATCCATAAAGAAGAGTTGGAGGAAAAAATTCACCGAGAAACTGAAATAAAAATGGGGGAAATGCGACGGGTTGAGGGGAATACTGACTTATAGCGTATCTAATGTATTCAGTGACGGGTGAAAGAGCGAGTCAGCCTTCTGTTTCTGTAGCGGATCACAAGAGATTATCCCTCGTAGAAACTGGGCTACAGCCTCCAATTCGAGTATTCCCCTGCAAAGTCGGGAAGGGCTAACGAACCCTCTTCCCCGGACTCACAAGAATTCGTATCAATGTTGAAACCTCTGCTATTTCTCGTTTAGGAGTAGCCCATGATATCAGTGACTCATTCAAGGAAAAGAACATGGAAAACAAACCGGAAAAAACCCCCAAACCCGAGGTCGATGTATTTGAAGAGTTTTTGTCGCGACCTCCGCAGGAAAAATACTTACTCCGCTTATTTATTGCCGGAAATACGCCTAACTCTAATCGCGCTTTCAACAAAATTAAAAATATTTGTGAAGAATATTTACCGGGACGATATGAATTAGAAGTTATTGATATTTATGAACAGCCAGAACTGATGGAACAAGAACAAATTATTGCTATTCCAACCTTGGTTAAGAAACTGCCGCCCCCGCTCCAGAAGTTTATTGGGGATTTGGCAAATACGGAAAAGGTCCTCTTGGGGTTAGATATTAACTATTATCGCTCCAATTAACCCGGGCAAAGGATAGGGAGTTAAAGGCGCTTTGAGGTTTCGCCGGACTCCTGTTATCCAGCCGATGCAAGAGAAGGAGCGCACGATGGTGTGCGCCCCAATTCTGGGGACTCCTCCCTCATCTGTGCTTAGAGCGGTGTACCATTTCCGCGAGGGAGTCGCATCCCTTCGGTCGCTTGCCGGTATTCTTCCACACTATCGGAATAGTCGATCGGCAGCACCGATGCGACGTTTTCGTGGGGACGCGGAATAATCACCCAGGTTTCTAAGGTTGCCCCAAAGGTATGCTCTACGGCATCAATTCCTGCCGCCATTGCTGTTTTGACTTCCGAGACATCCCCCCGAATCATCACGGTGAACCGCGCACTTCCGGCTCTAATATATCCGACTAAGGTGACGCGACCTGCTTTCACCATCGCGTCTGCTGCTGCTAAAATTCCGGGAAACCCCTTGGTTTCAAGTGCTCCAACTGCTTGCTGTGATGGCATCCTCTATTTCCTCAATCAAAACGGTAAAACTCCCAAACCCAATTTTACGCAGCTTGTTGACACATTTAGTCTTCAGATGCGGATTATTTTAGAATTGTTGGGTCCAAGGTAGGGACAGGAATCATCGCCACTGTTCCACTGCATCGGTGTAGGCGATCGACATGACATCGACGACATTTTCCGTGGGGTTGGCAATAATATAATGGGTGACGACCACACCCCCAGGGGTGCTCTCTCCGGCTGCAATTCCTGCCGCCATTGCCGTTTCCACCTCAGAAACGGGTCCGCGAATTACCACCATAAACTCGGCTCTTTCCGCTAAATCATAATGCACGAGGGTGACTCGGGCGGCTTTAACCATCGCATCAGCAGCGGCAAGCACAGCCGGAAACCCTAATGTTTGAATTACTCCAACAGCAGCAGGCATTCTCGCTCTGTCTCCTCGAACGATAAAAGGTATCCCTTAATTGTAGGGGGTTTTGAGCCTATTTTTACCGCTCAGTGCCGATCGCGCGATGGGAGAATTAAGCCGAGGGTTGGGGGGACTCCCTCGCCTACTCTCCCGTGGGTTTTAGCTGGCTTTGGGATTTTCAGAAAAAGTCAGCAAAAAGGCTAAATTTTCTTCCGCTTTTAAAGCATGAGGGGCGCTACCGGGCATGAACACAAATACACCGGGTTCTAGGATGATTTCTTTTCCCTCTAAGGTAAGGATGCCTCGCCCTTCAATGACATTAACGGTGGCATTGCGTGGGGCGGTATGTTCAGAAATATCCGTATCGGCAGCTAGGCAAAATAAGGTATATTGACAAGCTTTATCTTGTAAAACAACTTTGCTCAGAACTCCAGAGGCGGGATATTCAATCAGGGTTTTTAATTGGGTGGTAAAAGTTGCATTATTAGGGGCGATCGCAGTCATGGTTTTCTTTACTCCTATTATTGTTCCAGACCCTTGAATTCAAGGGACTGTTTCTAAATTCTACCAAGAAATACTTGAAATTGGGCTGTTACCTTGAGATGGGGATGGATTAACGATAGGGGTGTTGATTCAAGGTAATTGATTCAGGAGGCAGAACCTCTGATTTGGCATTCCCCGGCAAAGCCAGGGAACGAGGGTTAAACAGTTCGTAGTGACTCAGTAAAGGAGTCATCTTAAAGAAACCCCTGAAGGGGTTACTACAAACTGTTCGTAGTGACTCATGAACTGAGTCATCTTAAAGAAACCCCTGAAGGGGTTACTACAAACAGTTGGATGATTTATGTTTTGCAATCCGCTTATTGAGCGATCGCACAAAAGGTGACGTAACCTAACTCATTTTGATAATTGAGATAAGTCCGGCGCATTTCTAACACCCGTTCTCTTAACGGCGGATTGGTTAAGATATTTTTGGCAATGCGGATGGTTCCCCCTAATCCTTCATCGCGAATGAGTTGGGGAAGACTCAATAATTCCATGCCTCCGCTGTGGGTTTGCTGCACTTGTAACCCCGCCTGGGCATAAAGTTCTGTCCAATGGTTGAGGGAAAGGGGCGATGAATTGACCCGGATGACTTTAGCTAAGACTTTATGAATTTCTTCTTCTTTGTCTCGAATCAGCATTTCTTGGGAGAGAAATTTGCCTCCCGGTTTGAGTTTCTGGCGAATGGATTTAACCAATTTGGTTTTTCCCGGGAGGGATTGCAGGGTTAAAATGGCTTCGGCTAAAACATAATCAAATTCTCCAGGAATCTCCTCTAAATGGAAAATATCCCCTTCGATGATTTCGATTTGAGATTCCAATCCAGCATCGCGAATATTTTGGCGCGATCGCTCAACACTTTGGGGATTTTTTTCAACCCCAACCACCCGCACTCCAAACCGTTGAGCAATGGCGATCGCACTCTCCCCAAAACTGGAGGCTAACTCCAGTACCGTTTCTCCCCCTTGAAAATTAGCCCATTCCAATAACTGCTCAGTTGCCGCCCGTCCTCCGGGTCTGAGAACTGTTTTCCCCGCAGCAGCTAAAATTTGATGTCCTGGGGCTGTTTTAAAATTTAAAGGGACTGTTGTCATGATATTAACTTCCTAATTTTTGATGCCAAAAAGGGGTTTAAATCCTTTAACTTTTCGTTAAAAATTCCACCCGGGGCAGCAGGGGGTCTTGAACGAGACCGACTCCTGTAAACCCCCACCGATTCAGGATAGCACCCAGCTGAGAACCGGGTATGGATTC harbors:
- a CDS encoding Tex family protein, producing the protein MLNIPNIISQELSVNLWQVENALELLQEGATVPFIARYRKERTGSLDEVQLRDIAERFAYITEIEDRKKVILEAISQAGKLTDELRQKIESCQQKTELEDLYLPYRAKRRTRATVAREKGLEPLADWIAVLNFSKATASLAAEAAKYLSPENGINTVEDALQGASDILAEAVSERAESRAYLRDYFLQEGRFASKIKDEHPEGSTKYEMYRDYQAKVKDIAPHNLLALFRGEKEEILTLDLDFDESQVLGYLESQEIKTKVPEIKNFYREMIKDAFNRLMKNSLTTEVRSLKKLEADLASISTFESNLRELLLSAPAGMKPTIAIDPGFRTGCKVTVLDGTGQFLEYHTIFPHTGDRQRLEAAKTIKTLIGKYQIELIAIGNGTAGRETDAFIGEVIKTCTPPPIKVMVNESGASIYSASDVAREEFPDLDLTVRGAISIGRRLQDPLAELVKIDPKSIGVGQYQHDVDQKLLRKKLEETVESCVNYVGVDLNTASKELLTFVSGLTPTIAKNIVTYRNENGAFKNRRQLLKVAKLGPKTYEQAAGFLRIRGGENPLDNTAVHPESYPVVKAIAADLNVPLTDIGKASDQLKSVKLDKYVTELVGIPTLRDIIAELEKPGRDPRAQFKSATFKEGVNELKDLQPGMELEGVVTNVANFGAFVDIGVHQDGLVHISQLADRFVDNPNQVVKVGQVVKVRVLSVDEKLKRISLTMRSQQERPNPSMGVNRRTR
- the kaiC gene encoding circadian clock protein KaiC; this translates as MIQQNFKGKTEPQELKKCPSGIRGLDEITGGGLPQGRPTLVCGTAGCGKTLMAMQFLIKGVEDYDEPGVFMSFEETAEELRQNVISLGWDVKALQDQKKLGIDYVHIDRSEFQETGEYNLEGLFLRLAIAIDRVQAKRVALDTLEVLFGGLDNEAIVRSELRRLFRWLKDKGVTAIITAESGENSLTRQGLEEYVSDCVIRLQQQVSDRIATRTLHIVKYRGSKHGSNEYPFLIEKDGISVVPITSIGLDHQVSTERISTGIDRLDTMLGGQGFYRGSSVLISGTAGTGKSTVAAHFAQATCRRGERCLYIAFEESPNQIIRNMRSIGLDLESCVQDGLLVFESVRPTLYGLEMHLVKFYHAIETLKPQVVIVDPISNLHYVGNDIEVKSFLMRLIDFLKTHIITSLMTSLTISSSTTLERTDIGVSSLMDTWLMLRDMETNGERNRLLYLLKSRGMEHSNQVREFRLSSSGVELIKAYLGPGGVLTGSARAVQESREQADALVRQKEIETKQRNIERKRAVIEAKIQALQADFELEKAEIERMIHKEELEEKIHRETEIKMGEMRRVEGNTDL
- the leuC gene encoding 3-isopropylmalate dehydratase large subunit, whose product is MSKGTLFDKVWNLHTVGTLTSGQTQLFIGLHLIHEVTSPQAFAMLRERELKVLFPERTVATVDHIVPTENQARPFADVLAEEMIVALEDNCKAHNIRFYNVGSGRQGIVHVIAPEQGLTQPGMTIACGDSHTSTHGAFGAIAFGIGTSQVRDVLASQTLALSKLKVRKIEVNGTLNPGVYAKDVVLHLIRKLGVNGGVGYAYEYAGTTFEQMSMEERMTVCNMAIEGGARCGYINPDQVTFDYLKGREFAPKGEDWSQAVEWWTSIRSDADAEYDDVVVFDAADIQPTVTWGITPGQGIGINETIPTPEELSDSDRAIAQEAYRYMKLNPGDRIAGTKVDVCFVGSCTNGRISDLREAAKFAKGRQVAPGIKAFIVPGSEDVKKQAEAEGLDKVFLEAGFEWRESGCSMCLAMNPDKLQGSQISASSSNRNFKGRQGSSEGRTLLMSPAMVVAAAINGVVSDVRELL
- the leuD gene encoding 3-isopropylmalate dehydratase small subunit — translated: MSSQVKIIQGQGIPLVGNDIDTDRIIPARFLRCVTFDGLGEEVFKDDRAQSNGTHPFDQPQYQGAKLLVVNANFGCGSSREHAPQAIARWGISGIIGESFAEIFFGNCVAMGVPCVTADPATVKTLQEAIAENPNLEITLDLEAKQVQFPGFSASVNMAAGPHQMLTTGTWDTCGQLVGNRDSIRTTAGQLPYLAWK
- a CDS encoding type IV pilin-like G/H family protein; its protein translation is MKFLNLGKVFSGLIISFVFAGLTLTLGSNHARGNPDSVFQNYAGTWIAYPGGDQTEIPYGVIRLARDNERLLGIVILPLYLNVLGLLEVIPSQENANKLEGSLYIWGVPENVIQVPVTVEMTENNQNLKLLMLMSRVEENLLPEEFSRNFMGGITEENLTLLFLRMPSNNDVLQLSEPSIEEMTRNNMHGLNRAQQAYFIENNRLTLDISELGVGIPSENENFSYRINSLGDRAVHIIAIPKQEDLNSYTGGVFVLDNQESPINQTVTIVCESEQPSTNPPSPPQLIDQTPQCPSGFREVPR
- the glyA gene encoding serine hydroxymethyltransferase, whose product is MTQTNLDFLATTDPELTGYIQQELQRQRDGIELIASENFTSAAVLAAQGSVLTNKYAEGLPGKRYYGGCEFVDKIEQLAIDRAKQLFGAAHANVQPHSGAQANFAVFLALLQPGDTIMGMDLSHGGHLTHGSPVNVSGKWFKVEHYGVSRETERLDYDQIRDLAKKHQPKMMICGYSAYPRIIDFEKFRAIADEVGAYLMADIAHIAGLVATGHHPNPLSHCHVVTTTTHKTLRGPRGGLILTNDEELGKKFDKAVFPGTQGGPLEHVIAGKAVAFGEALKPEFKAYSGQVIANAQAMAAQLQSRGLKLVSDGTDNHLMLVDLRSVDMTGKQADKLVSEVHITANKNTVPFDPQSPFVTSGLRLGSPAMTTRGMGTTEFTEIANIISDRLLNPEDDSVAADCRQRVASLCDRFPLYPHLTIPVPALA